One stretch of Daphnia pulicaria isolate SC F1-1A chromosome 6, SC_F0-13Bv2, whole genome shotgun sequence DNA includes these proteins:
- the LOC124342231 gene encoding ras-related protein Rab-37-like isoform X2, with protein MLTLTQFGSDLKTQAVPNRPIIKEPPSDRSTYRFIQIRGGSFRSKFKESPPAQLNVINNVNYNFRKPSAVSEDEQMSAQFKVMLLGDSGVGKTCLLIRFKDKAFMSGSYIATIGIDYRNKVLVVDGAKVKLQIWDTAGQERFRSVTHAYYRDAHALFLLYDVTNRKSFDNTRAWLAEINEYAHRDVIIMLLGNKCDSEDRIVDREDGERLAREYKVNFMETSAKTGLNVELAFIEVARALRDKRTTVSASYGVQEYVEPSQWSQNVCSACGTS; from the exons ATGCTGACCCTGACTCAGTTCGGTAGCGACTTGAAAACACAGGCAGTGCCAAATCGTCCGATCATCAAAGAGCCGCCGTCCGATCGATCTACCTAccgatttattcaaattaggGGCGGTTCGTTTCGTTCCAAATTCAAGGAGTCTCCCCCAGCCCAGCTCAATGTCATCAATAACGTGAATTACAATTTCCGAAAACCTTCGGCCGTCAGCGAAGATGAGCAAATGAGCGCCCAGTTTAAG GTGATGCTGCTGGGAGATTCGGGGGTGGGTAAAACTTGCCTCTTGATTCGCTTCAAAGACAAAGCCTTCATGTCTGGCTCTTACATCGCTACGATCGGTATCGATTACAGG AATAAAGTACTCGTCGTGGACGGGGCAAAAGTCAAGTTACAGATCTGGGACACCGCCGGCCAA gAAAGGTTTAGGAGCGTAACCCATGCCTACTATCGCGACGCCCACG CTCTCTTCCTCCTCTACGACGTGACGAATCGAAAAAGTTTCGATAACACTCGCGCGTGGCTAGCGGAGATCAACGAATACGCACATCGTGACGTCATCATCATGCTATTGG GAAATAAGTGTGACAGCGAGGATCGAATTGTAGACCGGGAGGATGGCGAAAGACTCGCTCGGGAGTATAAAGTCAACTTTATGGAAACGTCAGCCAAAACTGGTCTCAACGTCGAACTTGCCTTTATTGAAGTGGCCAG AGCGTTAAGGGATAAACGGACCACGGTCAGCGCTTCGTACGGCGTCCAGGAATACGTAGAACCCAGTCAGTGGTCACAAAACGTTTGTTCTGCATGCGGCACGTCTTGA
- the LOC124344056 gene encoding uncharacterized protein LOC124344056: protein MARLSSNWLLCLLLAASLTAASSASTVPTDPGPDSKPTLKNSVNPVPEIIKNRKGHPLQSDAPHTNYFKYPMAQQYPASPALLPNRIAFPPVEQSIHPDAYSVSDASLYSNLDDYMNSFYSKIPKVVEKYSSKLKELMPYIRPHHGSAAAAASRVWQNIPSRREIADRAFGAISGAVTAIGLAIVSPLVAATAALFVIFSVILVLFPAVSAFGRRRVGRDLFAAKDFNKQVFDFDRFLPPEQSTTLASLAARLDSVLDTYMAAYKDDSCLERYYCEVGQMTNRWAKFTEPIITYLEPLVPAYMSEMLDAFKIGARSDGSSDCRKMKCSLPIFG, encoded by the exons ATGGCTAGATTATCGTCAAATTGGTTGCTGTGCTTATTATTAGCTGCATCATTAACAGCTGCAAGCTCAGCCAGCACCGTTCCCACTGATCCTGGCCCGGATTCCAAGCCCACTCTGAAAAATTCTGTCAATCCTGTCCCGGAGATCATTAAAAATCGAAAAGGTCACCCACTACAATCTGATGCGCCACACACTAACTATTTTAAATATCCAATGGCGCAGCAATATCCTGCATCACCAGCATTATTACCGAACCGTATTGCTTTTCCACCCGTTGAGCAATCGATCCATCCGGATGCTTATTCCGTATCCGATGCGTCTTTGTACAGCAACCTGGACGATTATATGAATTCTTTCTATTCCAAGATTCCTAAAGTTGTCGAGAAGTACTCGTCAAAGCTGAAAGAATTGATGCCATACATCAGGCCTCATCACGGAAGCGCTGCGGCCGCCGCATCTCGAGTGTGGCAAAATATTCCCAGCCGGCGTGAAATAGCTGATAGGGCGTTCGGCGCTATCAGCGGCGCGGTGACGGCCATCGGACTCGCCATCGTCTCACCCCTCGTAGCTGCTACTGCCGCCCTCTTCGTGATTTTCTCGGTGATCCTAGTTCTCTTTCCTGCCGTGTCGGCGTTCGGGCGAAGACGAGTGGGCCGTGATTTGTTCGCCGCCAAGGATTTCAATAAACAAGTCTTTGATTTCGATCGCTTTTTGCCACCTGAACAGTCCACAACTTTGGCATCATTAGCTGCTCGCCTGGATAGTGTGCTGGATACCTACATGGCCGCTTATAAGGACGATTCGTGCCTCGAGAGATACTATTGCGAAGTTGGCCAAATGACTAATCGATGGGCCAAGTTCACCGAGCCCATCATCAC GTATTTGGAACCATTAGTTCCTGCGTACATGTCCGAGATGCTGGATGCGTTCAAAATTGGCGCCCGCAGTGATGGCAGCTCCGATTGCAGAAAAATGAAGTGCAGTCTCCCCATCTTTGGATGA
- the LOC124342231 gene encoding ras-related protein Rab-37-like isoform X3 has protein sequence MLTLTQFGSDLKTQAVPNRPIIKEPPSDRSTYRFIQIRGGSFRSKFKESPPAQLNVINNVNYNFRKPSAVSEDEQMSAQFKNKVLVVDGAKVKLQIWDTAGQERFRSVTHAYYRDAHALFLLYDVTNRKSFDNTRAWLAEINEYAHRDVIIMLLGNKCDSEDRIVDREDGERLAREYKVNFMETSAKTGLNVELAFIEVARALRDKRTTVSASYGVQEYVEPSQWSQNVCSACGTS, from the exons ATGCTGACCCTGACTCAGTTCGGTAGCGACTTGAAAACACAGGCAGTGCCAAATCGTCCGATCATCAAAGAGCCGCCGTCCGATCGATCTACCTAccgatttattcaaattaggGGCGGTTCGTTTCGTTCCAAATTCAAGGAGTCTCCCCCAGCCCAGCTCAATGTCATCAATAACGTGAATTACAATTTCCGAAAACCTTCGGCCGTCAGCGAAGATGAGCAAATGAGCGCCCAGTTTAAG AATAAAGTACTCGTCGTGGACGGGGCAAAAGTCAAGTTACAGATCTGGGACACCGCCGGCCAA gAAAGGTTTAGGAGCGTAACCCATGCCTACTATCGCGACGCCCACG CTCTCTTCCTCCTCTACGACGTGACGAATCGAAAAAGTTTCGATAACACTCGCGCGTGGCTAGCGGAGATCAACGAATACGCACATCGTGACGTCATCATCATGCTATTGG GAAATAAGTGTGACAGCGAGGATCGAATTGTAGACCGGGAGGATGGCGAAAGACTCGCTCGGGAGTATAAAGTCAACTTTATGGAAACGTCAGCCAAAACTGGTCTCAACGTCGAACTTGCCTTTATTGAAGTGGCCAG AGCGTTAAGGGATAAACGGACCACGGTCAGCGCTTCGTACGGCGTCCAGGAATACGTAGAACCCAGTCAGTGGTCACAAAACGTTTGTTCTGCATGCGGCACGTCTTGA
- the LOC124342231 gene encoding ras-related protein Rab-37-like isoform X1: MDRPIILEGDETPSDGMPEAHKSFACMGLDEPDDEVFEEDDFDPSKSFHSRYDHRQLHPIELKVRKEVNDTGYRGYTAPTPHPVPLSSDFPSSEEILHKTILVGDSGVGKTSLLVQFDTGTFHPSSFAATVGIGFTNKVLVVDGAKVKLQIWDTAGQERFRSVTHAYYRDAHALFLLYDVTNRKSFDNTRAWLAEINEYAHRDVIIMLLGNKCDSEDRIVDREDGERLAREYKVNFMETSAKTGLNVELAFIEVARALRDKRTTVSASYGVQEYVEPSQWSQNVCSACGTS; the protein is encoded by the exons ATGGACAGACCCATTATTCTGGAGGGCGACGAAACGCCGTCGGATGGTATGCCAGAGGCTCACAAAAGTTTCGCCTGCATGGGATTGGACGAGCCCGATGACGAGGTCTTTGAAGAAGACGACTTTGATCCGTCAAAATCGTTTCACTCTCGTTACGATCACCGCCAACTTCATCCGATCGAACTGAAAGTGCGGAAGGAGGTGAACGACACCGGCTACCGGGGATACACCGCCCCGACACCTCATCCCGTTCCGTTGTCCTCTGATTTCCCTTCATCCGAGGAAATTCTTCACAAG ACGATTCTGGTGGGCGACAGCGGCGTGGGGAAGACGTCGCTGCTCGTTCAATTCGACACAGGGACCTTCCATCCATCTTCATTCGCTGCTACTGTCGGAATCGGTTTTACA AATAAAGTACTCGTCGTGGACGGGGCAAAAGTCAAGTTACAGATCTGGGACACCGCCGGCCAA gAAAGGTTTAGGAGCGTAACCCATGCCTACTATCGCGACGCCCACG CTCTCTTCCTCCTCTACGACGTGACGAATCGAAAAAGTTTCGATAACACTCGCGCGTGGCTAGCGGAGATCAACGAATACGCACATCGTGACGTCATCATCATGCTATTGG GAAATAAGTGTGACAGCGAGGATCGAATTGTAGACCGGGAGGATGGCGAAAGACTCGCTCGGGAGTATAAAGTCAACTTTATGGAAACGTCAGCCAAAACTGGTCTCAACGTCGAACTTGCCTTTATTGAAGTGGCCAG AGCGTTAAGGGATAAACGGACCACGGTCAGCGCTTCGTACGGCGTCCAGGAATACGTAGAACCCAGTCAGTGGTCACAAAACGTTTGTTCTGCATGCGGCACGTCTTGA
- the LOC124342229 gene encoding eukaryotic elongation factor 2 kinase-like isoform X2, which produces MATAEISHHEDLILEPISFTDIKWNISNGDQTCTLPEVHLDGHQVKYFSAAMGMSSKRKREPSISSSQLQNHKQTVQNNWRHALMKARCHTDSWEKFHLEDCPIENANRHRYNALKKEWVIDQVTVKMQAESFAHGAMRECFRIKKLSNFSHNQDWRRDSNNAIVKRFIQPAPREVYFDEVKLQMDTKLWGEEFNRHHPPKQIDFFQMAVLEFVDRPDKPLYHIENFIEGNYVKYNSNSGFVLGDDAQRHTPQAFSHFTFERSGHELMVVDVQGVGDLYTDPQIHTVSGTEYGDGNLGTKGMALFFHSHVCNSICASLGLTPFDLAPSELAVLTAHPSTPNQEVGTVSRGTEDIVVLPSQYQRAHLHEFLRMRSSSSIGSCASLTESIGEWTSNDIVEDDGNDSDCGGIQLRTRLPSVGKNNISPTHWEALNHNDSSDSVPRRRPRLFSEASSGSVSKSEEADRVAFRISIDKKTRSSCVMAEMEARKKLWEAEEEEGEDTDERRKQKTGGSLLGQIHLDLAKYHEMQRFTEPDSTGYDREAALYHLRHAADCGNLEAIITMARVALNLPHDVLPDLVLEETDHNFDMGVDYMRMAAAAGDRAAIVYLAKAYDTGKGLGTRSVSWSESVYWYTEAVEAVKTSDEEGNYDSTMDDPTYQLLGRLGEMYRDGGHGLDKNPSKAADYFSNAADSAMAAMKGRLANKYYALAEEMSALIEEDEQ; this is translated from the exons ATGGCTACCGCTGAGATTTCTCATCATGAGGACTTAATCTTGGAACCAATTTCATTCACTGATATTAAATGGAATATTTCTAATGGAGATCAAACTTGCACCCTTCCTGAGGTTCATCTAGATGGACATcaagtgaaatatttttctgctGCCATGGGTATGAGTTCCAAACGTAAAAGGGAAccatcaatttcttcttcacaACTTCAAAACCATAAACAAACAGTGCAAAATAATTGGCGTCATGCATTGATGAAAGCGCGATGTCATACAGATTCCTGGGAGAAATTTCATTTAGAAGATTGCCCGATCGAAAATGCTAATCGCCATCGGTACAACGCGTTGAAAAAAGAATGGGTGATCGATCAAGTTACTGTAAAAATGCAGGCCGAATCATTTGCCCATGGCGCAATGAGAGAATGTTTTCGGATAAAAAAACTGAGCAACTTTAGTCACAACCAG GATTGGCGTCGCGATTCAAATAACGCAATCGTTAAACGCTTTATTCAGCCTGCTCCTCGTGAAGTGTATTTTGATGAAGTTAAACTACAAATGGATACCAAGTTGTGGGGCGAGGAATTCAACAGACACCACCCTCCTAagcaaatcgatttttttcagatgGCCGTCCTAGAGTTTGTTGATCGTCCAGATAAACCCCTATACCATATCGAAAATTTCATCGAAGGAAACTATGTCAAGTACAATTCAAACTCTGGCTTCGTGCTCGGCGACGATGCTCAGCGCCATACGCCGCAGGCATTCAGTCACTTTACGTTTGAACGTTCCGGTCACGAACTGATGGTCGTGGACGTTCAAGGTGTTGGAGATTTATACACAGATCCTCAAATTCACACAGTTTCGG GTACTGAATATGGCGATGGAAATCTTGGAACCAAAGGAATGGCTTTGTTCTTCCATTCGCATGTATGCAACTCAATTTGTGCGAGCTTAGGATTGACGCCATTTGATCTGGCACCCTCTGAGCTCGCTGTATTAACGGCACATCCTAGTACTCCTAATCAAGAAGTTGGAACCGTTTCACGCGGTACCGAAGATATAGTCGTCCTACCTTCTCA GTATCAACGAGCCCACCTTCACGAATTTCTCCGAATGAGGTCTTCGTCGAGCATCGGTTCATGCGCATCACTAACAGAAAGCATAGGCGAATGGACATCGAATGACATTGTAGAAGATGATGGCAATGATTCTGATTGTGGAGGGATTCAGCTTCGCACGCGTCTCCCATCCGTGgggaaaaataacatttctcCGACTCACTGGGAAGCATTGAATCACAACGA TAGTTCGGACAGTGTTCCTCGCCGGCGTCCTCGATTGTTCTCGGAAGCGAGTTCTGGGTCTGTTTCAAAGTCTGAAGAAGCAGATCGAGTCGCTTTCAG AATATCAATAGATAAGAAAACACGCTCGTCGTGCGTTATGGCTGAAATGGAAGCTAGGAAAAAATTGTGGGAagccgaggaagaagaaggcgaAGATACTGATGAAAGGCGCAAACAAAAGACGGGTGGTTCGCTCTTGGGGCAGATTCATTTGGATTTGGCAAAGTACCATGAAATGCAACGTTTTACTGAACCCGATTCGACGGGATACGATCGTGAAGCTGCCTTGTATCATCTGCGTCACGCGGCTGATTGCGGTAATCTTGAAGCAATTATAACCATGGCAAGAGTTGCTTTGAATCTTCCACACGACGTTTTACCGGATCTCGTTTTGGAAGAAACCGATCACAACTTTGACATGGGTGTTGATTACATGCGAATG GCAGCAGCCGCTGGTGATCGTGCAGCAATAGTGTATTTGGCCAAAGCGTACGACACTGGCAAGGGCTTAG GTACCCGTTCCGTTTCCTGGTCGGAATCGGTTTACTGGTACACCGAGGCGGTGGAAGCCGTAAAAACAAGCGACGAGGAGGGAAACTATGATTCTACTATGGACGATCCGACCTATCAACTACTTGGCCGATTGGGGGAAATGTACCGCGATGGAGGACACGGACTAGACAAAAATCCATCAAAAGCCG CTGATTACTTCAGTAATGCAGCCGATTCAGCCATGGCCGCCATGAAAGGAAGACTGGCCAATAAATATTACGCTTTGGCAGAAGAGATGAGCGCATTGATCGAGGAAGATGAACAATGA
- the LOC124342229 gene encoding eukaryotic elongation factor 2 kinase-like isoform X1, whose amino-acid sequence MATAEISHHEDLILEPISFTDIKWNISNGDQTCTLPEVHLDGHQVKYFSAAMGMSSKRKREPSISSSQLQNHKQTVQNNWRHALMKARCHTDSWEKFHLEDCPIENANRHRYNALKKEWVIDQVTVKMQAESFAHGAMRECFRIKKLSNFSHNQDWRRDSNNAIVKRFIQPAPREVYFDEVKLQMDTKLWGEEFNRHHPPKQIDFFQMAVLEFVDRPDKPLYHIENFIEGNYVKYNSNSGFVLGDDAQRHTPQAFSHFTFERSGHELMVVDVQGVGDLYTDPQIHTVSGTEYGDGNLGTKGMALFFHSHVCNSICASLGLTPFDLAPSELAVLTAHPSTPNQEVGTVSRGTEDIVVLPSQYQRAHLHEFLRMRSSSSIGSCASLTESIGEWTSNDIVEDDGNDSDCGGIQLRTRLPSVGKNNISPTHWEALNHNESSSDSVPRRRPRLFSEASSGSVSKSEEADRVAFRISIDKKTRSSCVMAEMEARKKLWEAEEEEGEDTDERRKQKTGGSLLGQIHLDLAKYHEMQRFTEPDSTGYDREAALYHLRHAADCGNLEAIITMARVALNLPHDVLPDLVLEETDHNFDMGVDYMRMAAAAGDRAAIVYLAKAYDTGKGLGTRSVSWSESVYWYTEAVEAVKTSDEEGNYDSTMDDPTYQLLGRLGEMYRDGGHGLDKNPSKAADYFSNAADSAMAAMKGRLANKYYALAEEMSALIEEDEQ is encoded by the exons ATGGCTACCGCTGAGATTTCTCATCATGAGGACTTAATCTTGGAACCAATTTCATTCACTGATATTAAATGGAATATTTCTAATGGAGATCAAACTTGCACCCTTCCTGAGGTTCATCTAGATGGACATcaagtgaaatatttttctgctGCCATGGGTATGAGTTCCAAACGTAAAAGGGAAccatcaatttcttcttcacaACTTCAAAACCATAAACAAACAGTGCAAAATAATTGGCGTCATGCATTGATGAAAGCGCGATGTCATACAGATTCCTGGGAGAAATTTCATTTAGAAGATTGCCCGATCGAAAATGCTAATCGCCATCGGTACAACGCGTTGAAAAAAGAATGGGTGATCGATCAAGTTACTGTAAAAATGCAGGCCGAATCATTTGCCCATGGCGCAATGAGAGAATGTTTTCGGATAAAAAAACTGAGCAACTTTAGTCACAACCAG GATTGGCGTCGCGATTCAAATAACGCAATCGTTAAACGCTTTATTCAGCCTGCTCCTCGTGAAGTGTATTTTGATGAAGTTAAACTACAAATGGATACCAAGTTGTGGGGCGAGGAATTCAACAGACACCACCCTCCTAagcaaatcgatttttttcagatgGCCGTCCTAGAGTTTGTTGATCGTCCAGATAAACCCCTATACCATATCGAAAATTTCATCGAAGGAAACTATGTCAAGTACAATTCAAACTCTGGCTTCGTGCTCGGCGACGATGCTCAGCGCCATACGCCGCAGGCATTCAGTCACTTTACGTTTGAACGTTCCGGTCACGAACTGATGGTCGTGGACGTTCAAGGTGTTGGAGATTTATACACAGATCCTCAAATTCACACAGTTTCGG GTACTGAATATGGCGATGGAAATCTTGGAACCAAAGGAATGGCTTTGTTCTTCCATTCGCATGTATGCAACTCAATTTGTGCGAGCTTAGGATTGACGCCATTTGATCTGGCACCCTCTGAGCTCGCTGTATTAACGGCACATCCTAGTACTCCTAATCAAGAAGTTGGAACCGTTTCACGCGGTACCGAAGATATAGTCGTCCTACCTTCTCA GTATCAACGAGCCCACCTTCACGAATTTCTCCGAATGAGGTCTTCGTCGAGCATCGGTTCATGCGCATCACTAACAGAAAGCATAGGCGAATGGACATCGAATGACATTGTAGAAGATGATGGCAATGATTCTGATTGTGGAGGGATTCAGCTTCGCACGCGTCTCCCATCCGTGgggaaaaataacatttctcCGACTCACTGGGAAGCATTGAATCACAACGA AAGTAGTTCGGACAGTGTTCCTCGCCGGCGTCCTCGATTGTTCTCGGAAGCGAGTTCTGGGTCTGTTTCAAAGTCTGAAGAAGCAGATCGAGTCGCTTTCAG AATATCAATAGATAAGAAAACACGCTCGTCGTGCGTTATGGCTGAAATGGAAGCTAGGAAAAAATTGTGGGAagccgaggaagaagaaggcgaAGATACTGATGAAAGGCGCAAACAAAAGACGGGTGGTTCGCTCTTGGGGCAGATTCATTTGGATTTGGCAAAGTACCATGAAATGCAACGTTTTACTGAACCCGATTCGACGGGATACGATCGTGAAGCTGCCTTGTATCATCTGCGTCACGCGGCTGATTGCGGTAATCTTGAAGCAATTATAACCATGGCAAGAGTTGCTTTGAATCTTCCACACGACGTTTTACCGGATCTCGTTTTGGAAGAAACCGATCACAACTTTGACATGGGTGTTGATTACATGCGAATG GCAGCAGCCGCTGGTGATCGTGCAGCAATAGTGTATTTGGCCAAAGCGTACGACACTGGCAAGGGCTTAG GTACCCGTTCCGTTTCCTGGTCGGAATCGGTTTACTGGTACACCGAGGCGGTGGAAGCCGTAAAAACAAGCGACGAGGAGGGAAACTATGATTCTACTATGGACGATCCGACCTATCAACTACTTGGCCGATTGGGGGAAATGTACCGCGATGGAGGACACGGACTAGACAAAAATCCATCAAAAGCCG CTGATTACTTCAGTAATGCAGCCGATTCAGCCATGGCCGCCATGAAAGGAAGACTGGCCAATAAATATTACGCTTTGGCAGAAGAGATGAGCGCATTGATCGAGGAAGATGAACAATGA